Proteins encoded within one genomic window of Brienomyrus brachyistius isolate T26 chromosome 22, BBRACH_0.4, whole genome shotgun sequence:
- the pam16 gene encoding mitochondrial import inner membrane translocase subunit tim16: MAKYIAQIIVVGAQVVGRAFTRALRQEFAASQAAADARGRGGQQSAAASSISGMSLQEAQQILNISKLSPEEIQKNYEHLFKVNDKAVGGSFYLQSKVVRAKERLDEELAIQKQEKPPQTQQQAET, encoded by the exons ATG GCGAAGTACATCGCCCAGATCATCGTCGTGGGCGCGCAGGTGGTGGGACGCGCGTTCACCCGGGCGTTGCGGCAAGAGTTTGCAG CCAGCCAGGCCGCCGCGGATGCCAGAGGGCGGGGGGGCCAGCAGTCAGCGGCCGCCTCCAGCATCTCGGGGATGAGCCTGCAGGAGGCACAGCAAATCCTCAATATTTCAAAGCTCTCTCCTGAGGAGATCCAGAAG AATTACGAACATCTGTTTAAAGTCAACGATAAGGCTGTTGGTGGCTCATTTTACCTGCAGTCTAAG GTGGTGCGCGCCAAAGAGCGGCTGGACGAGGAGCTCGCCATTCAGAAGCAGGAGAAGCCCCCACAGACACAGCAGCAAGCAGAAACCTGA
- the glis2b gene encoding zinc finger protein GLIS2b, with product MLSLDEPLDLKLPRGRVNGRDRPARAPPTLAASLLQAKRAQQLRMADDGTAVIVPASPASPHTGVPAAPQEKPEARTPPAVDLSVSPPSCNTPSPQGQCNGNGSGSFFLGDSAHMRFLEGRPSSQTYQFFLPIGSGGGLHLQSSMFIGQQKEKLASPDLSADEQLACHWKKCHLSFSSLQDLVDHVNDFHVKPEKDSGYCCHWEGCARKGRGFNARYKMLIHIRTHTNEKPHRCPTCNKSFSRLENLKIHNRSHTGEKPYICPYEGCNKRYSNSSDRFKHTRTHYVDKPYYCKMAGCLKRYTDPSSLRKHIKAHGHFVASESPPPPGSVVKAGGGTGAVGGAGNEVELPYVSGGHIIIPGHGALLGGHTLRGLSAAVPLSPLSPHPLDLSAVGCPGSPPPGLAGAPIFSLNGSPLSLAKSPLLSSAFSSSALGLPMVSLLGPDRRGPSRQGKGKSRGGGAECNGLPGAVLNLSTGTGHEPLSPGWVVIPSGPVVLKPAVVN from the exons ATGCTTTCCCTGGATGAGCCGCTGGACCTGAAGCTCCCACGCGGGCGGGTCAATGGGCGGGACCGACCGGCCAGGGCCCCGCCCACCCTCGCTGCCTCCCTGCTGCAGGCCAAGCGCGCTCAGCAGCTGCGCATGGCTGACGATGGGACAGCGGTCATTGTTCCCGCCTCACCAGCTTCTCCCCACACAG GTGTGCCCGCAGCCCCTCAGGAGAAGCCCGAGGCCCGGACTCCCCCAGCTGTGGACCTGAGTGTGTCGCCCCCCTCCTGCAACACCCCCTCACCCCAGGGGCAGTGCAATGGAAACGGTTCTGGCTCCTTCTTCCTTGGG GACTCCGCCCACATGCGTTTCCTGGAGGGCAGGCCTTCTTCGCAGACCTACCAGTTCTTCCTGCCTATTGGCTCAGGGGGCGGGCTTCACCTGCAGTCCTCCATGTTCATTGGCCAGCAGAAGGAGAAGCTGGCTTCTCCTGATCTCTCAGCAGACGAGCAGCTGGCCTGTCACTGGAAAAAA TGCCACCTTTCATTCAGCTCCCTGCAGGACCTGGTGGACCACGTCAATGACTTCCACGTCAAGCCCGAGAAGGACTCCGGCTATTGCTGCCACTGGGAGGGTTGTGCACGCAAAGGGCGTGGCTTCAACGCCAG GTACAAGATGCTGATCCACATCCGCACCCACACCAACGAGAAGCCCCACCGCTGCCCCACCTGTAACAAGAGCTTCTCACGCCTGGAGAACCTCAAAATCCACAACCGCTCACACACGG gagagAAGCCCTACATTTGCCCGTATGAGGGCTGCAACAAGCGCTACTCCAACTCGAGTGACCGCTTCAAGCACACGCGCACGCACTACGTGGACAAGCCCTACTACTGCAAGATGGCCGGCTGCCTGAAGCGCTACACGGACCCCAGCTCCCTGCGCAAGCACATCAAGGCCCACGGGCACTTCGTGGCGTCGGAATCGCCGCCTCCGCCTGGCAGTGTGgtgaaggcggggggggggactggggcGGTGGGCGGCGCCGGAAATGAGGTGGAGCTGCCTTACGTCAGCGGCGGCCACATCATCATCCCGGGGCACGGGGCTCTCTTGGGGGGCCACACACTGCGGGGCCTGAGTGCCGCAGTGCCACTGTCGCCCCTGAGCCCCCATCCCCTGGACCTGAGCGCAGTGGGCTGCCCTGGATCGCCCCCCCCGGGGCTGGCCGGGGCCCCCATCTTCTCCCTGAACGGCTCTCCGTTGAGCCTGGCTAAGTCGCCACTCCTGTCCTCTGCGTTCTCCTCCTCGGCACTAGGCCTGCCCAtggtgtccctgctgggccCAGACCGCAGAGGCCCCAGCCGACAGGGCAAGGGCAAATCCCGAGGCGGGGGGGCCGAGTGCAATGGGCTGCCAGGGGCAGTGCTCAACCTCTCCACGGGCACCGGCCACGAGCCGCTCTCCCCAGGCTGGGTCGTCATCCCGTCCGGGCCGGTGGTGCTGAAGCCAGCTGTGGTTAACTGA